tatccCAGTGCCCCATGGTTTCTTCTGAAATTATAACAATgataatatttaataatgatTTTCTAAAAGGACAGTCCATTTTAGGGAGTACAGGTTTTTAATTTGGACCCATGAAGACCTCTAACTTTCATCAATGGTGAGCAACATTCTTGTACTCTTTATTTGTTACAGAGGAAGACATGGCTGGGAGATGCTCTTGCAGAAGTCTGTAAAGGCCCAATGGATGAAGTGGAGCAGATAAAGCACTGCTTGGCCGTCTTAAGcaaagaaggaaggagagaaagggagcgagaaggagaggaggagagggatgaAGAGGACGAAGATGAGCGGGAATCAGCCTTTGAATTGCTGTCAGAGTTGTGTGAGAACCTGGACAATGCTAGAGGTTTGTTATAAACAGTATTAGAGTTGATATTTTCCAAGCAGTTGTTAGCATGGACTTTGAACTACTAGCTGACTGGAGGTTAtgaaaaacatatataaaaaaataaaacaaaacaaatacactaGATGTTGGTCCTATCCTGACTTTGTCCCCTATTCCTGTGCTTCACAGACCTAATGACTCTTGGTGGACTGGAATTGTGCCTATCCCAGTATCTGTGTCATGCCCAAAGTGGACTGAGGTGGCGTGCTGCCCATCTTATTGCTATCTGTGCCCAGAACATGTCGCAGGTGCAGGTCCACTTGTTTAGCATCGGGGCATTGCCAAAACTGCTGCAGCTGACAGACTCAGACCCCCACCCCACCGTCAGAGTGAAAGCCCTTTATGCTGTGTCATGTGAGTATGACAAAGCTACAAAAATTCGCTCAATGTTGAATACGGTTTACTTGAAACTGGCTAATAATGTTACTGACTAGTAGTTTGATCAGAAgcattaattgttttttctgACAGCATTTAAAGAGTGTAAAAACTTTAGACTAGATTTGACGTTCAGGATACAGTTCTCAGAACAGACTGTAACTGTATCCTGTTGTGACTTCAGGTCTGGTTCGAGAGCAAGAGGCAGGACTCCAGGCATTCTTGTCCCATGATGGCTTCTCAATGCTGATGCGAGGCATGCAGTCGGACAACGAAAAGCTCAGAACTAAGTCTGCATTCCTTCTGCTAAACCTGCTCATGTCACATCCTGAACAGAAAGGTACGAATGAGAGAAGAATCAAAAAAGAACAGTGTGTTTAACTAAGTCTGGGGTGTTTTTTTGCCATCACAGCTTAAGTCTGAACATCTGGCAATGATTGACCTGTAAAATCCTATTCTGTAAATTAAAAGATCCGATattcacacataaaaaaaaagctatgaCCAACAGATCACtcattattttacaaaaagaagTTTGCTAATGATAATTATAATAGCCTGTAGCCTGTAACTGATGACTGATGAGCTGGCAGTTTGGACTgatatattatctatatatttGTCCTTCTTTCTGCAGACACAGTTGTTTCCATGGGTATGATACAGCAGCTGGTATCTATTCTTCGCACACCACACGCAGATTTCCATGAACATGTGCTTGGCGCCCTTTGCTGGTAAGAAACATCTTCTCTTAATTTCAACTTTGCTTTCTCCAACACTCACAAGTTGACATTAATTCATTGTTCATTAGTAGTTATACTCTTTTGTGTGTCTGATGTATTGTCTAGTCTGGTGGAAGACTGTCCACAGGGTCTCAAAGAGTGCAGGAATCCTGCTTTGGGTCTGGAGGAGTTACTCAGACAGCTATCCAAAGAGCTccaaggaaaagaagaaagccaGGTAATGCCTATGGTTTTAATCCTGATGGTAAAATATGGTAAACTTTGGTTGTTGTGTGAATGTAGACCTAAACAATTCTTTTAgtcctttttacttttataagcAAGCAGAAGAGAGTAAACGTGTACAACAATATTGAAATAGTAAGTCtaaagaaaaagcaacaaacttcTGACTTAATGCATTTTTAAGTGCCAACTAGAAGCCATCCATAAGACAATTATACTTTTAGGCAAATGAAgatatcagtaaaaaaaaaaaaatctattgtcTAGGACAAAGCTTTATTGTTGTCCAGGAAACAACATTCAAAGTCACAGTTTTGTTTCCAACAGGAAGAACTGGACTTCTGTGAGCGTATGAGGGTTACTTGTTTCCGCGGGCAGCAGTCAGAGGACAATGGGATGGATCGCTGAAGTCTTATTTACCTCACCTGGTTTGGTATCAGTGTGCAAAGATGTAAAGAATAGAACACTTATGATCTGGATTGTAGATGTTGAGCAAAGTTTTTGTCTATTAGGACAGATGCTGTCCATATTTTGCATGCAGTGCGGGAGCTGGATTGTACTGTGTAAATAGCTctaatgtataaaaatacttCTCAAGTAGGCTGTTACTTTTAGTCcagtgttttcatttcttcacATCTTAAATGTAATACCTAACCAAATACCAATCTCCCTCACAGGTagtatgtattttctgtttgagTTGTTAATATTTACATCCTGAATGTTAATTTAGTTGCACATGCAACCAGGAATTAATTGTTGTAAGTTAGCATTGTCTGAAATCTCTGAGTTAAAGTTTATTCATTTCCTTTTAGTTGATTGTCTCTTACAAAATTTCTCAGAATTATGGACATTGTTTATGTTTTAcaccatatttatttattaataataaaacaacattgGAGTATTTATACATGTAATAGCCAGcttacaaatgaaaaatgttgccATCACATGCACAACCTACACATAAACATGGATGTCatgcaaaattaaaatattttggcACAATTCAGAGAATACAGATATTATTCTAAAGTGATATTTGTGGGGTTTCTTTAAGTTTTGTTACCATGGTATTTTAACATGTTATGACTATTTGTATGATATTTCAAATGCAAACTGGAAACACATAGTAAAATATCTTGACATTGAAAAATGCTCTTTTTATCTCTTGTAGCTGTCAAGTGCTGACCAGTAGAAGAACTGTCCTATTTTCCTCTTTGTCCTTCTTTGATTGgttcacataaaaaaaactcaaagaccTACGAAAGTATTAATAGGTAGTTTTAGGGTGATGGAGGTACTTCAGACTTATCCACAGAGATGCTGATTAGGACCTCTTCCATTTTGCAAAGTCATCCTTCTCCACTGCCTTTACATCACCCACAGCTATTAGTAGCTGTGCCAAATAATATGTCACCATGACAATAGCATTACCATGCTCAATTGGATCTGTCACCTTGAAAACCTGCAGAGCCAATGACAGGTCAGACACCAGGAAAGACAAACTTCCCAACAGTGTTGCCGCATGGCAGGTTCTGATGGCTAATGCCCCCATTACAGAAATTAAAACAACGTAGACCCCCACAGCTGGAAGCAGTATGTCTGAGTTTGGTGCCTTCTGCAGAAATGGATAAATGTAGATGTAGAAACCTCCTCCCACCATGAACAGGATCAGATATAGAAAACGGATCcaggaggacgaggaagaggaatGTGCCACATAGCGACTGGAGAGGAAGGTGAGTGAGTACAGCAAATGAGCCACAGCAAATGCACCCATTCCTGAAACAGATGTGTGACATGTTAAGGACCTACAGTACATCAATAAATAGGCCAATCAATTATTTGCTTAATGAAAGTGCAACTTAAATTTAGAGGGTTCTTTTGATCACATaacacatttatattttgtatacaAATAAAACTTTATTTGTCACAACTGCAGTACAATGTAGGGAAATTCAATCTGCATTTAACCTATCCTAAGCATTAGGAGCAGTAGACAGACATACAGTGCCCGAGGAGCATTTTGGGgttcttgctcaaggacactgaCATTTGGCTGCAGATGTctgggatcaaaccaccaatcTTGTAGTTGATGGCTGACCCCCTCTATACTCTGTGCAACATGCCATTACATGAGGTACTAAACGTGCAATGTACATTCTCTAATTATAAAGCCAACCTGCAGCTTATTTTGCATTTGGAAAGTGCCTAGATTTGTATTTCATTGATGAACAAATTCTTACCATGCAGAAAAAGCTCAGGCCATACCAGACAGCAGTCACCAACAGCAGAGAAGAGGAGTCCTCCTGCCACACCCAAGACACTCTGCCCTCCATTCCAGCTCAGCACTGCTGCAGCCAATAGGAGTGTTGGTGCTGATTTGATACCCGCAGATATGATGGAAGCGGGTGAGTCAGGCGTCCACAGGTAGAAGTACACAGCTGTGGATAAAAAGAAAggcgagagagaaaaaaggagagcaCAGGACTGATAGAGAGGAAATTACAGAAAGAAAGGGGAGACATGTCACAGCATAAATTTGAAGAGTTGGCTGAAATTATGAGTTTATCCTTTTCACATCGAGAAAATTAAACTAACATGAACAACTATTGGCCAATGATTGGTTGTAAGGAATATTTGGTACCATGTTTCTCCTCTGCCTTCTGTCATAGGCAGCTGTCTCAAGGATGTCCATTGTCTCAGAATCAGAACTGCCGTAGGCTCAAGCAGATGTCCCAGCTGGATCCTTCTACGCACCTTGTATTTTATCTCCTGTCTTTGCCAATCTGCCTTTACGGTCTTTGTCACCAACACATAATCCTCAGATCTTCTTGTCCTGTTCCCCTGTCTCAAATCTCTGCTGTGTCTCTCTATGTTGGTATTTCACAGCAAATGAACTTTGGACTGATCCTTGCCTTCTGATTGTACTCAGATAATCAGTGTTCTCCGTGTTGAGTTCTCATGGACAAACGGCTGACCTTTCACCTCTTCTGCTGGGCTATATtggtgacacaaacacacaaggggCAAAGTTGAACTAGTATGAAACTCGTGTGATAAAGGTCCTTTTTTATTGCTGTACATGTAAACTTCTGGTGATTGTTGGTAATGTCAAATTAATGGTGTGGTAATGGGCAGAAAGGGATTTCTTTTGATAGAGTCCTTTAAATCATATCTATTAACCTTGTAGGTGATGCAAAATGAACTATTGATCTCTGCAACAACTTTgaccacagagagaaaaagactcTTGTATGTCAAGGCTGGAAACTGTGTTTTCACAACTGTTTAATGTCAAAGCAAAAACTATTTGCCAACATATGTTTACAATGTGATATGTGACACATTTTGAGGGGTTTTGTTCAAAGGATAAtcttaataaagaaaaaaa
The nucleotide sequence above comes from Etheostoma spectabile isolate EspeVRDwgs_2016 chromosome 15, UIUC_Espe_1.0, whole genome shotgun sequence. Encoded proteins:
- the tmem86b gene encoding lysoplasmalogenase gives rise to the protein MDILETAAYDRRQRRNMSCALLFSLSPFFLSTAVYFYLWTPDSPASIISAGIKSAPTLLLAAAVLSWNGGQSVLGVAGGLLFSAVGDCCLVWPELFLHGMGAFAVAHLLYSLTFLSSRYVAHSSSSSSWIRFLYLILFMVGGGFYIYIYPFLQKAPNSDILLPAVGVYVVLISVMGALAIRTCHAATLLGSLSFLVSDLSLALQVFKVTDPIEHGNAIVMVTYYLAQLLIAVGDVKAVEKDDFAKWKRS
- the hspbp1 gene encoding hsp70-binding protein 1; its protein translation is MAEDRPTRRYPQNLQGVLRLAVDAGSAAEGPATVEPMSEERKTWLGDALAEVCKGPMDEVEQIKHCLAVLSKEGRREREREGEEERDEEDEDERESAFELLSELCENLDNARDLMTLGGLELCLSQYLCHAQSGLRWRAAHLIAICAQNMSQVQVHLFSIGALPKLLQLTDSDPHPTVRVKALYAVSCLVREQEAGLQAFLSHDGFSMLMRGMQSDNEKLRTKSAFLLLNLLMSHPEQKDTVVSMGMIQQLVSILRTPHADFHEHVLGALCCLVEDCPQGLKECRNPALGLEELLRQLSKELQGKEESQEELDFCERMRVTCFRGQQSEDNGMDR